One genomic window of Acidobacteriota bacterium includes the following:
- a CDS encoding NAD(P)/FAD-dependent oxidoreductase yields MKQLDTDVLIIGAGLSGIGAAVHLQKLCPGKRYRIYEARSAIGGTWDLFRYPGIRSDSDMHTLGFDFKPWTEAKAIADGPSIRKYVNDTADEYGVRQHISFDTKIVAANWSSADQAWEVISEGKDGARQTTTARFLFMCGGYYRYDQGYRPHFPGEEAFKGQIIHPQHWPEALDYTGKKVVVIGSGATAMTLVPAMADKAAHVTMLQRSPTYVVSRPAVDKMANFLRKVLPEKWAYSLIRGRNVLFQQFFFRQTRKNPEKARERLLGMVREELGPNYDIEKHFTPAYNPWEQRLCLVPDSDLFNALKSGKASVETDHIDRFTESGIVLKSGKKLDADIIVTATGLNLVFMNGVNVSLDGAKVDPGKLLNYKGVMLSNVPNLAVTFGYTNASWTLKADLTSEYVCRLLNLMDEKGATSAMPYLSAFPNQTEPFVDFSSGYFQRVMDQFPRQHTEAPWKLHQNYFTDRKNLRELPIEDGVMQFQMSAAAGAKKPVLQAAE; encoded by the coding sequence ATGAAACAGCTCGACACAGACGTCCTCATCATTGGCGCAGGCCTTTCCGGCATCGGCGCCGCCGTGCATCTCCAGAAGCTTTGCCCCGGCAAGCGCTACAGGATCTATGAAGCGCGCAGCGCTATCGGCGGGACCTGGGACCTGTTCCGCTACCCTGGCATCCGGTCGGACTCCGACATGCACACGCTGGGTTTTGACTTCAAACCGTGGACTGAGGCGAAAGCGATTGCTGATGGCCCTTCGATCCGGAAATACGTGAACGACACCGCCGACGAATATGGCGTGCGCCAGCACATTTCCTTCGACACCAAGATCGTTGCCGCCAACTGGTCGAGCGCCGACCAGGCCTGGGAAGTCATCAGCGAGGGGAAGGACGGCGCGCGCCAGACGACTACGGCGCGCTTCCTGTTCATGTGCGGCGGCTACTACCGCTATGATCAGGGCTACCGGCCGCACTTCCCGGGCGAAGAGGCATTCAAGGGCCAGATCATCCACCCGCAACACTGGCCGGAAGCGCTGGACTACACAGGCAAGAAAGTTGTCGTGATCGGCTCCGGCGCAACCGCCATGACGCTGGTGCCCGCTATGGCCGACAAGGCCGCGCATGTCACCATGCTGCAGCGCTCGCCGACCTATGTCGTCTCCCGCCCGGCAGTCGACAAGATGGCGAACTTCCTGCGCAAGGTGCTGCCGGAAAAGTGGGCCTATTCTCTGATCCGTGGGCGGAACGTCCTGTTCCAGCAATTCTTCTTCCGCCAGACGCGCAAGAACCCGGAGAAAGCCCGCGAGCGCCTGCTCGGCATGGTGCGCGAGGAACTCGGCCCGAACTACGATATCGAGAAGCACTTCACGCCGGCCTACAATCCGTGGGAGCAGCGGCTTTGCCTTGTTCCGGACTCGGACCTTTTCAATGCGCTCAAGTCCGGCAAGGCAAGCGTCGAGACCGACCATATCGACCGGTTCACGGAAAGCGGAATCGTGCTGAAATCCGGCAAGAAACTCGACGCCGACATCATCGTGACGGCGACGGGTCTGAACCTTGTCTTCATGAATGGTGTGAACGTCTCGCTGGACGGCGCGAAAGTCGATCCCGGCAAACTGCTCAATTACAAGGGCGTGATGCTCTCCAACGTGCCGAACCTTGCAGTTACCTTCGGCTATACCAACGCGTCCTGGACGCTGAAGGCGGACCTGACGAGCGAGTATGTCTGCCGCCTGCTGAACCTGATGGACGAGAAAGGCGCGACGTCCGCGATGCCTTATCTTTCGGCATTCCCGAACCAGACCGAGCCCTTCGTGGATTTCTCGTCCGGTTATTTCCAGCGTGTGATGGACCAGTTCCCACGTCAGCATACCGAGGCGCCCTGGAAGCTGCACCAGAACTACTTCACCGACCGGAAGAACCTGCGCGAGCTGCCGATCGAAGACGGCGTCATGCAATTCCAAATGTCAGCAGCGGCCGGGGCGAAGAAACCGGTGCTTCAGGCCGCCGAGTAA
- a CDS encoding ATP-binding cassette domain-containing protein, with protein sequence MADSGARTTEDRRTTLPDGGEAISRPKGRSLRPLALLWPYVRRHWVTVVVALAFLVAAAAVSLAIPMLLGRAADAGRQAGEDPKALLALIDSAFLWVFAAAVGSGVLGAIRFYFVSRFGERIAADLRRDLYAHLLSLSPAYHARMRSGEAVSRLTADVTLIETFLGSSASLATRTLITTLGALGLMIAVNWQLGLTLLAMIPVAVLPVMGIGRVIRNMSNRAQSRLADAGAEAAETLDAIELVQAYGREERQLSTFSASIEATFAAAMRRTGARAIMIVLVSVLLFGGFTGVLWLGARSVANGEMTFGDLATMVMYAAYAGSGLGMLAEVYGEVMRAAGAADRAAEVLREQADIAAPANPKPMPESGKGALAFSHVTFHYGDEDASALKDFTLDVKPGEFVALVGPSGAGKTTVFRLALRLFDPQSGRITLDGVASAEADPRAWRRRFAYAPQESALFTGTAAENIRFGREDADDKVLETAARMAEALGFLDEKDGLATPLGQKGRSLSGGQRQRIALARALVRDAPVLLLDEATSALDSESEAAVRRAIENAATGRTTLVIAHRLSTVRRADRIIVMEGGRIVEEGTHDTLVAQGGLYARLAELQFTER encoded by the coding sequence ATGGCCGATTCGGGCGCCCGCACGACAGAAGACCGCCGCACGACCCTGCCGGACGGCGGCGAGGCGATCAGCCGCCCCAAGGGCCGCAGCCTGCGCCCGCTGGCGCTCCTGTGGCCTTATGTCCGCCGTCATTGGGTGACGGTCGTCGTGGCGCTGGCTTTCCTGGTGGCCGCTGCGGCGGTCAGCCTCGCGATTCCGATGCTGCTCGGCCGCGCCGCGGATGCCGGCCGCCAGGCAGGGGAGGACCCCAAGGCCCTTCTGGCGCTGATCGACAGCGCTTTCCTGTGGGTTTTCGCCGCCGCCGTGGGGTCCGGCGTGCTCGGCGCGATCCGCTTCTATTTCGTGTCCCGCTTCGGCGAACGTATCGCCGCAGACCTGCGCCGTGACCTCTATGCCCACCTGCTCAGCCTGTCGCCGGCCTATCATGCCCGCATGCGCTCGGGCGAAGCGGTGTCGCGGCTGACGGCTGACGTCACCCTGATCGAGACCTTCCTCGGCTCGTCCGCTTCGCTGGCGACGCGCACCCTGATCACCACGCTGGGCGCGCTTGGCCTGATGATCGCCGTGAACTGGCAGCTGGGGCTGACCCTTCTGGCCATGATCCCCGTCGCCGTGCTGCCGGTGATGGGCATCGGCCGCGTGATCCGCAACATGTCGAACCGCGCCCAGTCGCGCCTCGCCGACGCGGGGGCCGAGGCGGCCGAAACGCTGGACGCCATCGAACTGGTGCAGGCCTATGGCCGCGAGGAGCGGCAGCTGTCGACCTTCTCTGCGTCCATCGAAGCTACCTTTGCGGCGGCCATGCGGCGCACCGGCGCGCGGGCCATCATGATCGTGCTCGTTTCCGTTTTGCTGTTCGGAGGTTTCACCGGCGTGCTGTGGCTTGGCGCGCGCAGCGTGGCGAATGGCGAGATGACCTTCGGGGATCTCGCCACCATGGTCATGTATGCCGCCTATGCGGGCTCGGGGCTCGGCATGCTCGCGGAAGTCTACGGCGAAGTGATGCGTGCTGCGGGCGCTGCCGACCGGGCGGCCGAAGTGCTGCGCGAGCAGGCGGACATCGCCGCGCCGGCGAACCCGAAGCCGATGCCCGAATCCGGCAAGGGCGCGCTGGCGTTCAGCCATGTCACGTTCCACTACGGCGACGAGGACGCCTCCGCGCTCAAGGATTTTACGCTCGACGTCAAGCCCGGCGAGTTCGTTGCGCTGGTCGGACCCAGCGGTGCCGGAAAGACGACCGTGTTCCGGCTCGCGCTGCGCCTGTTCGATCCCCAATCCGGTCGCATCACGCTTGACGGGGTTGCCTCAGCTGAAGCCGACCCGCGGGCCTGGCGGCGCCGCTTTGCCTATGCGCCGCAGGAGTCTGCGCTGTTCACCGGCACGGCGGCCGAGAACATCCGCTTTGGCCGGGAAGATGCCGACGACAAGGTGCTGGAGACGGCTGCCCGCATGGCCGAGGCGCTCGGCTTCCTGGACGAGAAGGACGGTCTCGCCACGCCGCTCGGCCAGAAGGGCAGGAGCCTGTCCGGTGGTCAGCGCCAGCGTATCGCGCTGGCCCGCGCGCTGGTACGTGATGCGCCCGTCTTGTTGCTGGACGAAGCCACCTCCGCGCTTGATTCCGAAAGCGAAGCAGCCGTGCGCCGCGCCATCGAGAATGCCGCGACCGGGCGCACCACGCTCGTGATTGCTCACCGCCTGTCTACCGTGCGCCGGGCCGACCGGATCATCGTCATGGAAGGCGGACGCATCGTCGAGGAAGGCACGCACGATACGCTCGTGGCGCAAGGCGGCCTCTATGCCCGCCTTGCCGAACTTCAGTTCACGGAGCGCTGA
- the rpmE gene encoding 50S ribosomal protein L31, with protein sequence MKKEGHPDYHFITVVMTDGTEYQTKSTYGKAGDRLVLDIDPKVHPAWTGGEGKGLDRGGRVSRFKDKFKGFV encoded by the coding sequence ATGAAAAAAGAAGGCCATCCGGATTACCACTTCATCACGGTCGTGATGACGGACGGTACGGAATACCAGACCAAGTCGACCTACGGCAAAGCAGGCGATCGCCTGGTGCTCGACATCGACCCGAAAGTGCACCCGGCCTGGACCGGCGGCGAAGGCAAAGGCCTTGACCGCGGCGGCCGCGTTTCGCGCTTCAAGGACAAGTTCAAGGGCTTCGTGTAA
- a CDS encoding glycosyltransferase family 2 protein: MTLSVTALVVTYHTGPRLVECLYALKGDPDVSSIVIADNGNPPSTEAWLASFTASTPKAERITLPNPGFGAGVNAAAKFAASDYLLVINPDCVIKRGALPLLAAALEAAPSPAIAGGRIFDLQGREERGARRNTLTLARAVGLGRWTLEQDPPPPGPVRVGAVSGAFFLVRTDAFRQLGGFDEGYFIHAEDLDICRRALEAGGSVTYVPGAGALHYRSTSDVPSAFVTEHKARSLARYFRKFAKGPAERLMVALAVPFIGLALRLRG; the protein is encoded by the coding sequence ATGACCCTTTCGGTCACGGCGCTGGTCGTCACCTACCATACCGGTCCGCGCCTCGTGGAATGCCTGTATGCGCTGAAGGGTGATCCCGATGTCAGCAGCATTGTCATCGCCGACAACGGAAACCCTCCGTCTACGGAGGCCTGGCTCGCGTCATTCACGGCGTCGACGCCAAAGGCTGAACGGATAACGCTTCCCAATCCCGGATTCGGGGCAGGGGTGAATGCAGCCGCGAAGTTTGCCGCCAGTGACTACCTGCTGGTGATCAACCCGGACTGCGTGATCAAGCGCGGCGCGCTGCCGCTGCTGGCTGCGGCCCTTGAGGCTGCGCCGTCACCGGCCATAGCGGGTGGGCGCATCTTTGACCTTCAGGGCCGGGAAGAGCGCGGCGCGAGGCGCAATACGCTCACGCTGGCGCGCGCGGTCGGCCTCGGGCGCTGGACCCTCGAGCAGGATCCCCCTCCGCCCGGGCCGGTCCGCGTGGGTGCCGTTTCCGGCGCCTTCTTCCTTGTGCGGACGGACGCCTTCCGCCAGCTGGGCGGCTTTGACGAGGGCTACTTCATCCACGCCGAAGACCTGGACATCTGCCGGCGCGCGCTGGAAGCGGGGGGATCGGTGACCTACGTGCCGGGCGCGGGCGCCCTGCATTACAGATCGACGTCTGACGTGCCGTCGGCATTCGTGACCGAACACAAGGCGCGCAGCCTCGCGCGGTATTTCCGGAAGTTCGCCAAGGGGCCTGCCGAAAGGTTGATGGTGGCGTTGGCAGTCCCGTTCATCGGTCTTGCCCTGAGATTGCGTGGCTAG
- a CDS encoding O-antigen ligase family protein yields MTYGPVLAIAFLLWPVMAVLGGQGFAPLAGLTGLAALAVSRPRLPPAAFAVIGFAFIAFAALSEFWSPGTGKLVSGNLFEGTFSVEARSLSSAMLTLTCALTIAGALRAAPAPKSSATVAVMLAVQAALVIAAPYLGTAVLAMVYGDDVVRLQEGAQNIGRSANTLALGLPLLLPLLAFRWQVAGIVLAVAATAGAVAAYLQIGSDAALFAVGGMAVAVAFVALLPRMGFRWLFGALAGYIAAAPVLYAALIRALDPVAQYLPASFRSRIWSWETVIGRMSDAPFLGHGQNATEAWRETFATQPEWLAQLPDFWKDYPIVPGHPHNMALQIWAETGMVGAVLAALSLVALGFHLPRPAELRPEIRFAVAGLAGAAAVIFSFAYSLWNEGFWASLALAAAAIILWHRTVQEPEE; encoded by the coding sequence ATGACCTACGGGCCGGTTCTCGCGATTGCTTTCCTGCTCTGGCCCGTCATGGCGGTGCTGGGCGGGCAGGGCTTTGCGCCCCTCGCCGGGCTGACGGGGCTGGCGGCGCTTGCCGTGTCGCGGCCCCGATTGCCACCTGCGGCGTTCGCGGTGATCGGATTTGCCTTTATCGCCTTTGCGGCGCTGAGCGAGTTCTGGTCACCGGGAACCGGGAAGCTCGTCTCCGGCAACCTGTTTGAAGGCACATTCTCGGTGGAGGCGCGCAGCCTTTCGTCGGCAATGCTCACATTGACCTGCGCGCTGACGATTGCGGGCGCGCTGCGCGCGGCGCCGGCGCCGAAATCGTCGGCCACCGTCGCCGTCATGCTCGCGGTGCAGGCGGCGCTGGTGATCGCGGCGCCCTATCTCGGGACCGCCGTGCTGGCGATGGTCTACGGCGATGACGTCGTCCGGCTTCAGGAGGGCGCCCAGAATATCGGGCGCAGCGCCAATACGCTGGCGCTCGGTCTGCCTCTATTGTTGCCGCTGCTCGCCTTTCGCTGGCAGGTCGCCGGCATTGTGCTCGCCGTTGCCGCAACCGCAGGCGCCGTCGCCGCCTACCTGCAGATCGGCAGCGATGCCGCATTGTTTGCAGTCGGCGGCATGGCGGTAGCGGTCGCTTTCGTGGCCCTGCTTCCCCGGATGGGATTTCGCTGGCTGTTCGGCGCCCTCGCTGGCTACATCGCCGCGGCGCCGGTGCTCTATGCGGCCTTGATCCGGGCCCTCGATCCGGTTGCGCAATATCTGCCCGCCTCGTTCCGGTCCCGGATATGGTCGTGGGAGACTGTCATTGGACGGATGTCCGACGCGCCCTTCCTCGGGCATGGCCAGAACGCCACAGAGGCGTGGCGGGAAACTTTCGCGACACAGCCCGAATGGCTCGCGCAGCTGCCGGATTTCTGGAAGGACTATCCGATCGTGCCCGGGCATCCGCACAACATGGCGCTGCAGATCTGGGCTGAGACCGGGATGGTCGGCGCCGTGCTCGCGGCGCTCAGCCTCGTCGCCCTCGGCTTCCACTTGCCGCGCCCGGCGGAGCTCCGGCCAGAAATACGCTTTGCGGTGGCCGGTCTGGCCGGCGCCGCCGCGGTGATTTTCAGCTTTGCCTACAGTCTCTGGAATGAAGGGTTCTGGGCGTCGCTCGCGCTTGCAGCCGCAGCGATCATCCTCTGGCACCGCACCGTTCAGGAGCCGGAGGAATGA
- the thrS gene encoding threonine--tRNA ligase, giving the protein MINVTLPDGSKREYADGASPLDVAESISKSLAKKALAARVNGELRDLTRPLEGDSDVAIITDKDADGLELIRHDAAHVLAQAVQALYPDTQVTIGPVIDDGFYYDFARKVPFSTDDFEKIEAKMREIVDADYPILREVWEKDAAIAEFKRIGEDYKAQIIDDIIPPGEAITVYRQGDWFDLCRGPHLPSTGKLPKAFKLMKMAGAYWRGDSKNEMLQRMYGTAWANEKDLKDHLHRLEEAEKRDHRKLGRQMDLFHMQEEGKGMVFWHEKGLTLWRVIEAYVRRRLTEAGYVEVRTPQVLDRKFWEQSGHWDKYRENMFVCETEEEETLSLKPMNCPGHVQIFKFGQKSYRDLPLRMAEFGACHRYEPSGALHGLMRVRAFTQDDAHIFCREDQIEEETAAFIKLASSIHEDFGLVRDHISLGTRPALRAGSEEFWDKAEAQMLNAARAAGVEPVVAEGDGAFYAPKLDFQLKDAIGRSWTCGTIQLDYVLPERLGAEYTGEDGQKHRPVMLHRAILGSLERFIGVLIENYAGSFPMWLSPVQVVVAAITDGAAEYAEEAAAELRKAGLRVEVDTRNETINYKVREHSLQKVPVIAVVGAREAEGRKLALRRLGSNGQEIVSLDDAIVNLAHEALPPDLKRAR; this is encoded by the coding sequence ATGATCAACGTCACGCTGCCCGATGGTTCGAAGCGAGAGTATGCCGATGGCGCCTCACCGCTCGACGTCGCTGAGAGTATTTCCAAATCCCTTGCCAAGAAGGCGCTGGCCGCCCGTGTAAACGGTGAACTGCGCGATCTCACGCGTCCGCTGGAGGGCGACTCCGACGTCGCCATCATCACGGACAAGGACGCCGATGGCCTGGAGCTGATCCGCCACGACGCCGCCCACGTGCTCGCGCAGGCGGTGCAGGCGCTCTATCCCGATACGCAGGTCACGATCGGCCCGGTGATCGATGACGGCTTCTATTACGACTTTGCCCGGAAGGTGCCGTTCTCCACGGACGACTTCGAGAAGATCGAAGCGAAGATGCGCGAGATCGTCGATGCGGATTATCCGATCCTGCGCGAAGTCTGGGAAAAAGACGCCGCCATCGCCGAGTTCAAGCGCATCGGCGAGGACTACAAGGCCCAGATCATCGACGATATCATCCCGCCGGGCGAAGCCATCACGGTCTATCGCCAGGGCGACTGGTTCGACCTCTGCCGCGGCCCGCACCTGCCGTCGACGGGCAAGCTGCCGAAAGCGTTCAAGCTGATGAAGATGGCCGGTGCCTATTGGCGCGGCGATTCGAAGAACGAGATGCTTCAGCGCATGTACGGCACGGCCTGGGCCAACGAGAAGGACCTGAAGGACCATCTCCATCGCCTCGAGGAAGCCGAGAAGCGCGACCACCGCAAGCTGGGCCGCCAGATGGACCTCTTCCACATGCAGGAGGAAGGGAAGGGCATGGTGTTCTGGCACGAGAAGGGCCTGACGCTCTGGCGCGTGATCGAGGCCTATGTCCGCCGCCGCCTGACGGAAGCGGGCTATGTCGAGGTGCGCACGCCGCAGGTGCTCGACCGGAAGTTCTGGGAACAGTCCGGCCACTGGGACAAGTATCGCGAGAACATGTTCGTCTGCGAAACGGAGGAAGAGGAAACGCTCTCCCTCAAGCCGATGAACTGCCCCGGCCACGTCCAGATCTTCAAGTTTGGCCAGAAGAGCTACCGCGACCTGCCGCTGCGCATGGCCGAGTTCGGCGCCTGCCACCGCTACGAGCCGTCAGGTGCCTTGCACGGCCTGATGCGTGTGCGCGCGTTCACGCAGGACGATGCCCACATCTTCTGCCGCGAAGACCAGATCGAGGAAGAAACGGCCGCGTTCATCAAGCTCGCCTCGTCGATCCACGAGGATTTCGGGCTGGTGCGCGACCATATCTCGCTCGGCACGCGGCCAGCGCTGCGCGCCGGTTCGGAGGAGTTCTGGGATAAGGCTGAAGCGCAGATGCTGAACGCGGCCCGCGCGGCGGGCGTCGAACCGGTCGTGGCAGAAGGCGACGGCGCCTTCTATGCGCCGAAGCTGGACTTCCAGCTGAAGGATGCGATCGGCCGGTCCTGGACGTGCGGCACGATCCAGCTCGACTATGTGCTGCCGGAACGTCTGGGGGCGGAGTATACGGGCGAGGACGGCCAGAAGCACCGCCCGGTCATGTTGCACCGCGCGATCCTCGGAAGCCTCGAGCGTTTCATCGGCGTTCTGATCGAGAACTATGCGGGTTCGTTCCCGATGTGGCTCTCGCCGGTGCAGGTCGTCGTCGCGGCGATCACGGACGGTGCGGCCGAGTATGCCGAAGAGGCCGCGGCTGAGTTGCGCAAGGCGGGCCTCCGGGTCGAGGTCGACACGCGCAACGAGACGATCAACTACAAGGTCCGCGAGCACTCCCTGCAGAAGGTGCCGGTGATTGCGGTCGTTGGTGCGCGCGAGGCGGAAGGCCGCAAGCTGGCCTTGCGCCGGCTGGGCTCGAATGGCCAGGAGATCGTCTCGCTGGATGATGCGATCGTGAACCTTGCACATGAGGCCCTTCCGCCAGACCTGAAGCGGGCCCGCTGA
- the yidD gene encoding membrane protein insertion efficiency factor YidD — translation MGLRRKAAYSLLWIYKHGPSQALQLAGARCQHTPTCSEYGAECVARHGWWAGGWMALARFIRCRPGGSHGYDPAPLRRPEAPLWQPWRYGDWKSGPRDGPSGLVETPPEA, via the coding sequence ATGGGTCTGAGGCGCAAGGCTGCCTACTCGCTGCTCTGGATCTACAAACATGGACCGAGCCAGGCCTTGCAGCTGGCCGGCGCCCGCTGCCAGCACACGCCGACCTGCAGCGAATATGGCGCCGAATGCGTGGCCCGGCATGGCTGGTGGGCAGGGGGCTGGATGGCGCTGGCCCGCTTCATCCGCTGCCGGCCGGGCGGCAGCCATGGCTACGATCCTGCGCCTTTGCGGCGGCCCGAGGCGCCGTTGTGGCAGCCCTGGCGCTATGGCGACTGGAAGTCCGGCCCCCGCGACGGGCCAAGCGGGCTGGTTGAAACGCCGCCCGAGGCGTGA
- a CDS encoding iron-sulfur cluster assembly scaffold protein, translating to MSELYHNRILELAAGIPHLGRLADAEGSVLKVSRVCGSTVNVDLKLDAAGERVTKIAVDPVACALGQAATAILAEHAVGASVAEIRAARDALRAMLKDGGPPPEGRFWELRHLEPVADYPPRHASTLLAFEAAVAAIDEALAARAAA from the coding sequence ATGAGCGAGCTTTATCACAACCGCATCCTCGAACTCGCTGCGGGCATTCCGCACCTTGGGCGCCTCGCCGATGCGGAGGGTTCCGTGCTGAAGGTTTCGCGGGTCTGTGGCTCGACAGTGAATGTCGATCTCAAGCTGGATGCCGCGGGTGAACGCGTGACAAAGATTGCCGTCGATCCGGTGGCGTGCGCCCTCGGGCAGGCGGCGACGGCGATCCTCGCTGAACACGCTGTCGGCGCGAGCGTGGCCGAGATACGCGCCGCCCGCGACGCCTTGCGGGCGATGCTCAAGGACGGCGGGCCGCCGCCAGAGGGCCGCTTCTGGGAGCTGCGCCACCTCGAGCCGGTCGCCGACTATCCGCCGCGCCACGCGTCCACGCTGCTGGCATTCGAGGCCGCGGTCGCCGCGATCGACGAAGCCCTCGCTGCCCGGGCGGCTGCGTGA
- a CDS encoding exopolysaccharide biosynthesis protein: MNRTGTAAPVTNLRTLLRSLVLNTDGEEVSVGELLHAIGRRAYGPVLLLLGFIAVSPLTIIPGANWFVATLTLIFALQIVIGRRLPWLPKSALEFRFKRDLLVKGAAGGEKYAHMVDALVRPRLTFLTEAPFVQVVALICVMAALITYPLGLVPFGPLLPGMTVLLFGLALTARDGAVVLLAALTFAGASVLVWKMLPRLAQLWPF; encoded by the coding sequence ATGAACCGGACAGGCACCGCGGCTCCGGTCACGAACCTGCGCACATTGTTGCGCTCGCTCGTGCTCAATACAGACGGCGAAGAAGTGTCGGTGGGCGAACTGCTGCATGCGATCGGGCGGCGCGCCTACGGCCCGGTCCTGCTGCTGCTGGGGTTCATCGCTGTCAGTCCGCTCACCATCATTCCTGGCGCCAACTGGTTTGTCGCGACCCTCACATTGATCTTCGCGCTCCAGATCGTGATTGGCCGGCGATTGCCCTGGCTGCCGAAGAGCGCGCTGGAATTCCGCTTCAAGCGCGACCTGCTGGTGAAGGGCGCTGCGGGGGGAGAGAAGTATGCGCATATGGTCGACGCGCTTGTCCGCCCCCGCCTGACCTTCCTGACGGAAGCGCCGTTCGTGCAGGTGGTTGCGCTGATCTGCGTGATGGCGGCGTTGATCACCTATCCGCTCGGCCTCGTGCCCTTCGGCCCGTTGCTGCCGGGCATGACGGTGCTGCTGTTCGGGCTCGCGCTGACGGCGCGGGATGGCGCGGTCGTGCTGCTGGCGGCGCTGACCTTTGCCGGGGCATCGGTTCTCGTCTGGAAGATGTTGCCCCGGCTGGCGCAGCTCTGGCCCTTCTGA
- a CDS encoding histidine phosphatase family protein → MAATLIRRGILALLGAALLAACASAPAPAANTATDAAVTRIYLVRHGEKEAGEDPSLTAQGRVRAETLAAMLGGEGVTEIWSTRTNRTEQTAAPLAAVTGLGMETYDATTLPAFASWLLDTPGVKVVVGHSNTTDALAALLGADPGPEINEATEFDRIYIIDIDENGIVRSRIERYGAP, encoded by the coding sequence ATGGCGGCGACTCTGATCCGGCGGGGCATTCTTGCATTGCTCGGCGCAGCCTTGCTCGCGGCCTGTGCATCGGCGCCGGCCCCGGCGGCGAACACGGCCACCGACGCCGCGGTTACGCGCATCTATCTCGTCCGCCACGGAGAGAAGGAAGCCGGCGAAGACCCGTCGCTGACCGCGCAGGGGCGCGTGCGGGCGGAAACACTCGCGGCCATGCTCGGCGGGGAAGGTGTCACTGAGATCTGGTCGACGCGCACGAACCGCACCGAGCAGACCGCCGCGCCGCTCGCCGCCGTGACAGGGCTCGGAATGGAAACCTATGATGCGACCACACTCCCTGCCTTTGCCAGCTGGCTGCTCGACACGCCGGGCGTGAAAGTGGTGGTCGGCCATTCCAACACGACTGACGCGCTGGCAGCCCTGCTCGGCGCAGATCCCGGGCCGGAGATCAACGAAGCGACCGAGTTCGACCGCATCTACATCATCGACATCGACGAGAACGGCATCGTGCGTTCACGGATCGAACGCTACGGCGCGCCATGA